In Streptomyces sp. SLBN-118, the following are encoded in one genomic region:
- a CDS encoding dCTP deaminase domain-containing protein → MILSGPEILSEVRAGRIHIDDFDPERIEPNSYGFRLAEDILWYEQDVIDCFEPPKAEHVKMGPAGMVLEPGRFYLGGTMEAMGSPNYAATLYACRSASTLGIWIQFSAPLGHSGAVFPWTLEMKVAHPVRVYPGMMIGKLAFWSMQGEAVGYDGKYTGSSSAVASRLSMEDPRVAN, encoded by the coding sequence GTGATTCTGAGCGGCCCGGAAATCCTGTCCGAAGTGCGGGCGGGACGTATCCACATCGACGACTTCGACCCGGAGCGCATCGAACCCAACAGCTACGGGTTCCGGCTGGCCGAGGACATTCTCTGGTACGAGCAGGACGTCATCGACTGCTTCGAGCCGCCGAAGGCCGAACACGTGAAAATGGGCCCCGCGGGCATGGTGCTCGAACCGGGCCGCTTCTACCTCGGCGGCACCATGGAGGCCATGGGCAGCCCGAACTATGCTGCCACGCTCTACGCCTGCCGGTCGGCGTCGACCCTGGGCATCTGGATCCAGTTCTCCGCCCCGCTTGGGCACAGCGGCGCGGTCTTCCCCTGGACGCTTGAGATGAAGGTCGCCCATCCGGTACGGGTGTATCCCGGCATGATGATCGGCAAGCTCGCCTTCTGGTCCATGCAGGGCGAAGCCGTCGGGTACGACGGCAAGTACACGGGCTCGTCGTCGGCAGTGGCCTCGCGCCTCAGCATGGAAGATCCGCGTGTCGCAAACTGA
- a CDS encoding HAD-IIA family hydrolase has protein sequence MAGAPVRGILLDLEGTLYADGRAIEGAAGALAGLRELGVGLRFLTNTDSKPVAQVRAELVEYGLMVRPDELFTPVVAAQQLLAAAGARAYPLVSAALRSELGNLVHEPPYSHVLIGDCRDTLDYAALDGAFRAVRDGAVLLAMQRGRYFKRADGDHLDTGAVVAAIEYAAGVTARVLGKPATDFFELAAGSLSVTAAECVVVGDDATTDIAGGRTAGLRTVQVRTGKYADQQGEGLTGQADHEIDSIGELPLLIGKLMAR, from the coding sequence ATGGCGGGCGCACCGGTGCGCGGGATCCTGCTCGACCTCGAAGGCACCCTCTACGCGGACGGCAGGGCGATCGAGGGCGCTGCGGGAGCATTGGCCGGCCTTCGTGAACTGGGCGTGGGACTACGTTTCTTGACCAACACCGACTCCAAGCCCGTCGCCCAGGTCCGGGCCGAGCTGGTGGAGTACGGGCTCATGGTGCGCCCGGACGAGCTGTTCACACCGGTGGTTGCGGCGCAGCAACTGCTCGCCGCCGCGGGTGCCCGCGCCTATCCACTGGTATCGGCGGCGCTGCGCAGCGAGCTGGGGAACCTGGTACACGAGCCTCCGTACAGCCATGTCCTCATCGGCGACTGCCGGGACACGCTGGACTACGCGGCGCTCGACGGTGCGTTCCGGGCGGTCCGGGACGGGGCGGTGCTCCTCGCGATGCAGCGCGGACGCTACTTCAAACGTGCGGACGGTGACCATCTGGACACCGGCGCCGTGGTCGCGGCGATCGAGTACGCGGCGGGCGTCACCGCCCGGGTACTCGGCAAGCCCGCGACCGACTTCTTCGAGCTGGCGGCGGGATCCTTGTCGGTCACGGCCGCCGAGTGCGTGGTGGTCGGGGACGACGCGACCACGGACATCGCCGGCGGGCGCACGGCGGGTCTGCGGACCGTGCAGGTGCGGACGGGCAAATACGCCGACCAGCAGGGCGAGGGCCTTACCGGTCAGGCGGACCACGAAATTGATTCGATCGGTGAACTGCCCCTGCTCATCGGGAAGTTGATGGCGCGGTGA
- a CDS encoding type II toxin-antitoxin system RatA family toxin gives MPEIQAEAVTEGLTPEELWSLVKDGEGIASRAGHVVDVRTVPSESRQYRTTAWTVLLNGSEVSWVQREFAEEGPRLRFEQVSGDLEELTGEWSVDSAPGGSRLALSIAFELGIDGLAPLLEPIWAQSFQAHVDALLRAVTADTT, from the coding sequence ATGCCTGAGATTCAGGCGGAAGCAGTGACCGAGGGCCTGACGCCCGAGGAGTTGTGGTCCCTCGTCAAGGACGGCGAGGGGATCGCGTCGCGCGCCGGGCACGTGGTCGACGTACGGACGGTGCCCTCGGAGAGCAGGCAATACCGCACCACGGCGTGGACCGTGCTGCTCAACGGCAGCGAAGTGTCCTGGGTTCAGCGGGAGTTCGCGGAGGAGGGGCCCCGGCTGCGCTTCGAGCAGGTGAGCGGTGACTTGGAAGAGCTGACCGGCGAGTGGTCGGTGGACTCCGCGCCCGGCGGCTCGCGGCTCGCCCTCTCCATCGCCTTCGAACTCGGCATCGACGGCCTGGCACCGCTCCTGGAGCCCATCTGGGCCCAGTCGTTCCAGGCCCACGTCGATGCGCTGCTCCGGGCCGTCACGGCCGACACCACGTGA
- a CDS encoding DUF6031 family protein → MTPDANQERNMSAGGVRLAERLTAFPSVRGGHALPGPQAVEAWVQAAWLMLAEGRAYIEDLEGGTEQPQMQQAAKLRLLEQFLDIDQRLAGRAPADDVHCLALALEYGMHEVVDASGPELVDVFGLDEEFGGDSCRVEEIYVLWERLLEAFPGELPDRLVAEGQRDMLRTLRVWARLARAAGLDIGFLAPFMKAA, encoded by the coding sequence ATGACGCCGGATGCGAATCAGGAGCGGAACATGAGCGCCGGCGGCGTACGGCTCGCAGAGCGGCTCACAGCCTTCCCCTCGGTACGGGGCGGACACGCCCTGCCGGGACCGCAGGCCGTCGAGGCATGGGTACAGGCCGCCTGGCTGATGCTCGCCGAGGGGCGCGCGTACATCGAGGACCTGGAGGGCGGCACCGAGCAGCCCCAGATGCAGCAGGCGGCCAAGCTTCGCCTTCTGGAGCAGTTCCTCGACATCGACCAGCGCCTGGCCGGCCGGGCCCCCGCGGACGATGTCCACTGCCTCGCGCTCGCGCTGGAGTACGGGATGCACGAGGTGGTCGACGCTTCTGGTCCCGAGCTGGTCGACGTGTTCGGCCTGGACGAGGAATTCGGCGGCGACTCCTGCCGGGTGGAGGAGATCTACGTCCTGTGGGAGCGGCTGCTGGAGGCGTTCCCGGGCGAACTGCCCGACCGGCTCGTCGCCGAGGGGCAGCGGGACATGCTGCGGACCCTCCGGGTCTGGGCCCGGCTCGCCCGGGCGGCCGGTCTCGACATCGGCTTCCTGGCGCCGTTCATGAAGGCCGCCTGA
- a CDS encoding dCTP deaminase domain-containing protein, which translates to MILTGTEIERERANGRITIDPFTPEQVNPNSYNFRLGKTLRVYQDMPLDARSTNDFEEIEIPDDGYILEPGRLYLAHTIEVLGSEHYAPTFAARSSVARLGLFINLSASLGDIGYTGQWTLQLYSMNRVRVYPGINIGQMMWWRPQGEIVLYDGKYQGSVGPRSSDIHVDFDKQFARQRFPGLGASLEVSEVGPKFAELSESSHDFRVPTAFSVPAGEFADALTEEQGAALTDAFGDLKATVGAFFTDSVARIQKIGDQIVLPEVARTLLTARLNEIFKDPENVELAVRSSGLDEDTDGSSLAGVHQSILGVRGAEATIAAIEQCWRSYYEAPAVAARVRAANFDPMPRLAVIVQRLVRPALAGVAFTGLDGAQDDRVVVEYVEGLADELVAGVAVPKRADSSELAARTAPQNTADAVERQVLDEVVTMVRKLREQRGHDVDVEWAADAEGVHLIQVRPLTAARNVPRSSQEPVVEAYGLYFDELPATFQLGEVAAVYSGYVAKRGPAHRMARDNGVSVGAGWIVQFNGRGLHDARTAAGLRERLAGGTGECVLDFGDTLRQIVVPKEEVLNQLAVTAGATADGSVLHAVVVRDFIRGELGVISRTAGDGLVVEFTDEGLMALNRGTAGGEAIVVSDVSLGFDAPGNTTVPDGGATLVPHLDEIARFTSAMHDKHGPVTLEWVFDGGKLYFVDYSVLGGADTVSVAHGEVCISPGTARGPLLRLDDDALLRRLSIGPAVSIDKSQDVSEHEGLAKIIDLVKASPKKPVVVASRPYAVLSVLIEYVAGFVFDQGSALGHLAILLREAGVPAVAAPGVTGKEAVISNGTVAMTGLKGE; encoded by the coding sequence ATGATTCTCACTGGGACCGAGATCGAGCGCGAACGCGCGAACGGTCGGATAACGATCGATCCCTTCACGCCGGAACAAGTCAACCCCAACAGCTACAACTTCCGCCTCGGAAAGACTCTGCGCGTCTATCAGGACATGCCGCTCGACGCGCGGAGCACCAATGACTTCGAGGAAATCGAGATCCCGGACGATGGTTACATCCTGGAGCCCGGTCGGCTGTACCTGGCCCACACCATCGAAGTCCTGGGGAGCGAGCACTACGCGCCCACGTTCGCAGCGCGCTCCTCTGTGGCCCGACTCGGACTGTTCATCAACCTCTCCGCGAGCCTCGGCGACATCGGCTACACCGGACAGTGGACGCTTCAGCTCTACAGCATGAACCGGGTGCGCGTGTATCCGGGAATCAATATCGGCCAGATGATGTGGTGGCGACCGCAGGGCGAGATCGTCCTCTACGACGGAAAATATCAGGGCTCGGTCGGGCCTCGCTCCAGCGACATCCACGTCGACTTCGACAAGCAGTTCGCCCGGCAGCGCTTCCCCGGACTCGGTGCCAGTCTCGAGGTGTCCGAGGTCGGCCCGAAGTTCGCCGAGCTTTCCGAATCCAGCCACGACTTCCGGGTGCCGACCGCTTTCTCGGTTCCCGCCGGAGAGTTCGCCGACGCGCTGACCGAGGAACAAGGTGCCGCGCTCACCGACGCCTTCGGCGATCTCAAGGCGACCGTAGGCGCGTTCTTCACGGATTCCGTGGCCCGGATCCAGAAAATCGGGGACCAGATAGTCCTTCCCGAGGTGGCGCGCACCCTGCTCACGGCCCGTCTGAACGAGATCTTCAAGGATCCCGAGAACGTGGAACTCGCTGTCCGCTCCTCGGGCTTGGACGAGGACACCGATGGCTCCAGCCTCGCCGGTGTGCACCAGTCGATCCTGGGCGTCCGCGGCGCGGAGGCGACAATCGCTGCCATTGAGCAGTGCTGGCGCTCGTACTACGAGGCCCCGGCCGTCGCAGCCCGGGTCAGGGCGGCCAACTTCGACCCGATGCCGCGCCTCGCCGTGATCGTCCAGCGCCTGGTGCGGCCCGCGCTGGCCGGTGTGGCGTTCACCGGCCTCGACGGTGCCCAGGACGACCGCGTCGTCGTCGAGTACGTCGAAGGCCTCGCCGACGAGCTGGTGGCGGGCGTGGCCGTGCCGAAGCGCGCGGACTCCAGCGAGCTGGCTGCTCGTACGGCCCCCCAAAACACGGCGGACGCCGTCGAGCGCCAGGTGCTCGACGAGGTCGTCACGATGGTCCGGAAGCTGCGCGAGCAGCGCGGCCACGACGTTGACGTCGAGTGGGCGGCAGACGCCGAAGGTGTCCATCTGATCCAGGTGCGCCCGCTCACCGCAGCCCGGAACGTGCCCCGCAGTTCGCAGGAGCCCGTAGTTGAGGCGTACGGCCTGTACTTCGACGAGCTGCCGGCCACCTTCCAACTCGGTGAGGTCGCGGCCGTCTACAGCGGCTACGTCGCCAAGCGGGGTCCTGCGCACCGGATGGCGCGCGACAACGGCGTCTCTGTCGGTGCCGGCTGGATCGTCCAGTTCAACGGCCGCGGCCTGCACGACGCCCGCACCGCCGCGGGGCTGCGCGAGAGGCTCGCCGGCGGCACGGGCGAATGCGTGCTCGACTTCGGCGACACTCTGCGCCAGATCGTCGTTCCCAAGGAAGAAGTACTGAACCAACTGGCAGTCACCGCCGGTGCCACCGCAGATGGTTCGGTTCTGCACGCGGTCGTCGTACGGGACTTCATTCGTGGCGAACTCGGCGTCATCTCCCGCACGGCGGGTGACGGCCTCGTCGTCGAGTTCACGGATGAGGGCCTGATGGCACTCAACCGTGGCACAGCCGGTGGCGAAGCGATTGTGGTGTCTGATGTGTCCCTCGGATTCGACGCCCCGGGCAACACGACCGTCCCGGACGGCGGCGCCACCCTGGTCCCGCACCTCGACGAGATCGCCCGGTTCACCTCCGCCATGCACGACAAGCACGGCCCGGTGACCCTGGAATGGGTCTTCGACGGCGGCAAGCTCTACTTCGTCGACTACTCGGTGCTCGGCGGCGCGGACACGGTCTCCGTGGCCCACGGCGAGGTCTGTATTTCGCCCGGTACCGCACGTGGACCGCTGCTGCGCCTGGACGACGACGCCCTGCTGCGCCGCCTGTCGATCGGCCCGGCCGTGAGCATCGACAAGTCCCAGGACGTCAGCGAGCACGAGGGTCTGGCGAAGATCATCGACCTCGTCAAGGCATCCCCAAAGAAGCCCGTGGTCGTCGCGTCACGCCCGTACGCCGTCCTTTCCGTCCTGATCGAGTACGTCGCGGGGTTTGTCTTCGACCAGGGCTCGGCCCTCGGCCACCTGGCAATTCTGCTGCGGGAGGCGGGGGTTCCTGCGGTCGCCGCCCCCGGCGTCACCGGAAAAGAAGCAGTGATCAGCAATGGCACGGTCGCGATGACCGGCCTCAAGGGAGAATGA
- a CDS encoding alkaline phosphatase family protein: MTVYWVVWDAGAHWVVDKLEREGALPAVSAMRERGTIAAARPARPNCQTPPSLATLFTGTWPSEHGVTGYTVPGAGEGIASHVSGFSPGFPAVPPVWETLSESDLRSAFVHTPWVFDEAGALGPHIDGAVEAYSRRLIRHSVREIASGIGAHRWAIGAYEVDAEVWADGRVRVRSGAQHDVLLVAGGGWQQLPLDDDGHGTWVACVRTPERLLLVHTGVWAARTGGSNRALVGRLRGLPPFAGEGVGPLYRVGTFGRRLAEGGDGSAEEVLLSSVGCVAQSFGAAADAVLKEHDADLVVVYLPMTDDIGHELLGWCDEKSGVHRPDIADAVWSYLRRCYQWSDDILGRVLDRADPGDTVVLGADHGMVGSTHLVHLNEQLVREGLAVLTADGALDPYRSEVFYHPANNGSLWTTDLAADPGRAHDAMERAQKALRAITDPETGHPVVAGFIDADGAPLPAGGGDPTVAYVVLADDYQPAAGVLGPDEGPVTRRVLKTGAHVVSTGDARLHAIHLAVGPGIAAGGDRGVVDNTLPARLVLRQLGAEPAATAGPQSIASEPTDERCP; the protein is encoded by the coding sequence GTGACGGTCTACTGGGTGGTCTGGGACGCCGGGGCGCACTGGGTCGTGGACAAGCTGGAGCGGGAGGGCGCACTGCCCGCCGTCAGTGCCATGCGCGAGCGCGGCACGATCGCGGCGGCCCGCCCGGCCCGGCCCAACTGCCAGACCCCGCCCTCGCTGGCGACGCTCTTCACGGGTACCTGGCCGAGCGAACACGGGGTCACCGGGTACACGGTGCCCGGTGCGGGCGAGGGGATTGCCAGCCATGTCAGCGGCTTCTCGCCCGGCTTTCCGGCCGTGCCGCCGGTGTGGGAGACCCTCTCCGAAAGCGATCTGCGCAGCGCGTTCGTGCACACTCCGTGGGTCTTCGACGAGGCGGGCGCGCTCGGTCCGCACATCGACGGGGCGGTGGAGGCCTACAGCCGACGGCTGATCCGCCATTCGGTACGGGAAATCGCCTCCGGCATCGGAGCGCACCGCTGGGCGATCGGCGCGTACGAAGTCGACGCCGAGGTCTGGGCCGATGGCCGGGTCCGGGTTCGCAGCGGCGCACAGCATGACGTGCTGCTGGTGGCCGGCGGTGGCTGGCAGCAGCTGCCACTGGACGACGATGGACACGGGACGTGGGTCGCCTGCGTCCGCACGCCCGAACGGCTGCTGCTGGTTCACACGGGTGTGTGGGCGGCGCGGACCGGCGGGAGCAATCGAGCGCTCGTCGGCCGACTGCGCGGGCTCCCGCCCTTCGCAGGCGAAGGCGTCGGCCCGCTGTACCGGGTCGGGACTTTCGGCCGCCGGCTGGCCGAGGGCGGCGACGGCTCGGCCGAGGAGGTTCTCCTCTCCTCGGTGGGGTGTGTCGCGCAGTCGTTCGGCGCGGCGGCGGACGCCGTACTGAAGGAGCACGACGCGGATCTGGTGGTCGTCTACCTGCCGATGACCGACGACATCGGGCATGAACTGCTGGGCTGGTGCGACGAGAAGAGCGGCGTCCACCGCCCCGACATCGCCGATGCCGTCTGGTCGTACCTCCGCCGCTGCTACCAGTGGTCCGACGACATCCTCGGCCGCGTGCTGGACCGCGCGGATCCCGGCGACACGGTGGTGCTCGGTGCGGACCACGGCATGGTCGGCAGTACCCATCTGGTCCACCTCAACGAACAGTTGGTACGGGAAGGCCTCGCGGTGCTGACCGCCGACGGCGCGCTGGACCCGTACCGCTCGGAGGTCTTCTACCACCCGGCCAACAACGGGTCGCTGTGGACCACGGACCTGGCCGCAGACCCCGGCCGGGCGCACGACGCCATGGAACGAGCACAGAAGGCGCTGCGCGCCATCACCGACCCGGAGACAGGGCACCCGGTGGTCGCAGGATTCATCGACGCGGACGGCGCACCGCTGCCCGCCGGGGGCGGCGACCCCACGGTGGCGTACGTCGTGCTCGCCGACGACTACCAGCCGGCCGCCGGTGTGCTTGGCCCGGACGAGGGGCCGGTGACCCGGCGCGTGCTCAAGACCGGGGCACATGTGGTCAGCACCGGTGACGCCAGGCTGCACGCCATCCATCTCGCCGTCGGGCCGGGCATCGCTGCCGGCGGCGACCGGGGCGTCGTCGACAACACGCTGCCCGCCCGGCTCGTCCTGCGACAGCTGGGCGCGGAACCGGCCGCGACGGCCGGTCCCCAATCAATCGCTTCCGAACCGACCGACGAAAGATGTCCCTGA
- a CDS encoding CTP synthase, whose amino-acid sequence MPPKSMTTKHIFVTGGVASSLGKGLTASSLGALLKARGLRVTMQKLDPYLNVDPGTMNPFQHGEVFVTNDGAETDLDIGHYERFLDVDLDGSANVTTGQVYSQVIAKERRGEYLGDTVQVIPHITNEIKHRIRRMAADDVDVVITEVGGTVGDIESLPFLETVRQVRHEVGRDNVFVVHISLLPYIGPSGELKTKPTQHSVAALRNIGIQPDAIVLRADRDVPVAIKRKISLMCDVDEAAVVAAIDAKSIYDIPKVLHTEGLDAYVVRKLDLPFRDVDWTVWDDLLDRVHNPDHEVTVALVGKYIDLPDAYLSVTEALRAGGFANRARVTVKWVTSDDCKTPAGAARQLGDVDAILIPGGFGDRGVNGKVGAITYARENRIPLLGLCLGLQCIVIEAARNLAEIPEANSTEFDAATAHPVISTMEEQLAYVEGAGDLGGTMRLGLYPAKLAEGSIVREVYGDQPYVEERHRHRYEVNNAYRTELEKKAGILFSGTSPDNKLVEYVEYPREVHPYLVATQAHPELRSRPTRPHPLFAGLVKAAVERITSVPVPRDVPDAVLVP is encoded by the coding sequence ATGCCGCCCAAATCCATGACGACCAAGCACATCTTCGTCACCGGGGGTGTCGCCTCCTCCCTCGGCAAGGGCCTTACGGCTTCCAGCCTGGGCGCGCTGCTCAAGGCGCGGGGCCTGCGGGTCACCATGCAGAAGCTCGACCCGTATCTGAACGTCGACCCGGGCACGATGAACCCCTTCCAGCACGGCGAGGTGTTCGTCACCAACGACGGCGCCGAGACCGACCTGGACATCGGCCATTACGAGCGGTTCCTCGACGTCGACCTCGACGGCTCGGCCAACGTCACCACGGGGCAGGTCTACTCCCAGGTCATCGCCAAGGAGCGGCGTGGTGAGTACCTGGGCGACACCGTCCAGGTCATCCCGCACATCACCAACGAGATCAAGCACCGGATCCGGCGGATGGCCGCCGACGACGTCGATGTCGTCATCACCGAGGTGGGCGGCACGGTGGGCGACATCGAGTCGCTGCCGTTCCTGGAGACCGTGCGGCAGGTACGCCACGAGGTCGGCCGGGACAACGTCTTCGTGGTGCACATCTCGCTTCTGCCCTACATCGGCCCGTCCGGCGAGCTCAAGACCAAGCCGACCCAGCACTCCGTCGCCGCCCTGCGGAACATCGGTATTCAGCCAGACGCGATCGTGCTGCGAGCGGACCGCGATGTGCCGGTCGCGATCAAGCGCAAGATCTCGCTGATGTGTGACGTGGACGAGGCGGCCGTGGTCGCGGCGATCGACGCCAAGTCGATCTACGACATCCCCAAGGTGCTGCACACCGAGGGCCTGGACGCCTATGTCGTACGCAAGCTGGACCTGCCGTTCCGCGATGTCGACTGGACCGTCTGGGACGACCTGCTGGACCGGGTGCACAACCCCGACCACGAGGTCACGGTCGCGCTGGTCGGCAAGTACATCGACCTCCCCGACGCCTATCTCTCGGTGACCGAGGCGCTGCGCGCCGGCGGTTTCGCCAACAGGGCCCGTGTCACGGTCAAGTGGGTCACCTCCGACGACTGCAAGACCCCGGCCGGCGCCGCCAGGCAGCTCGGTGACGTCGACGCGATCCTCATCCCCGGCGGCTTCGGCGACCGTGGTGTGAACGGGAAGGTGGGCGCGATCACCTACGCCCGCGAGAACAGGATCCCGCTGCTCGGCCTGTGCCTGGGCCTGCAGTGCATCGTGATCGAGGCCGCGCGCAACCTGGCCGAGATCCCCGAGGCCAACTCCACCGAGTTCGATGCCGCCACCGCCCACCCGGTGATCTCCACCATGGAGGAGCAGCTGGCGTATGTGGAGGGTGCGGGCGACCTCGGCGGAACGATGCGCCTCGGTCTGTACCCGGCGAAGCTCGCCGAGGGCTCGATCGTCCGCGAGGTCTACGGCGACCAGCCCTACGTCGAGGAGCGCCACCGCCACCGCTACGAGGTGAACAACGCCTACCGCACGGAGCTGGAGAAGAAGGCGGGCATCCTCTTCTCGGGCACGTCCCCCGACAACAAGCTCGTCGAATACGTCGAGTACCCGCGCGAGGTGCACCCCTACCTGGTCGCCACCCAGGCCCACCCCGAACTGCGCTCACGCCCGACCCGCCCCCACCCCCTCTTCGCCGGCCTGGTCAAGGCCGCCGTCGAGCGGATCACATCCGTCCCGGTTCCTCGTGACGTCCCCGACGCCGTCCTCGTGCCGTAG
- a CDS encoding DUF6001 family protein, with the protein MGMTSGFLHDLPPEELTSRRHASVSAFLAGRSLDPAWLAGIMREQVGEGQLLLTSSPVHGLANATSDLDFIRIQEEEIEGPRISTKIFEEGHHLEVVSFSRTELASNLDELNRLAALAPDATVAGFRSWDKQREPRRKQTERIVNGISLDGTAPYVEWLPALGTVWARASLQTALEQVVHTALAEAAGETRGRVGYAYNVLLHLMDALLSHHGDVYTTRKWYVLRWTRLVAEGSWRDERVQAVAADVERLRKGIADTLDASAADQPMAQAYVALALDVVRASGTAGSVSVRAEMTGSMQPFLPGASLLVAPGGGVVLPGTGELPLTARAVGLDDITGLGSSEAASLLRALRAGAARLRIGYGEEEATA; encoded by the coding sequence ATGGGTATGACATCCGGATTTCTCCATGACCTGCCCCCGGAGGAACTGACCTCACGCCGTCACGCCAGCGTCTCCGCGTTCCTCGCAGGTCGCTCGCTCGACCCCGCCTGGCTGGCCGGGATCATGCGCGAACAGGTGGGCGAGGGCCAGCTGCTGCTGACAAGTTCCCCCGTGCACGGGCTGGCCAACGCGACCAGCGACCTCGACTTCATCCGGATCCAGGAGGAAGAGATCGAGGGCCCCAGGATCTCCACCAAGATCTTCGAGGAGGGCCATCACCTGGAGGTCGTCTCGTTCAGCCGCACCGAACTCGCTTCCAACCTGGACGAGCTGAACCGGCTCGCCGCCCTCGCCCCCGATGCCACGGTGGCGGGCTTCCGCTCCTGGGACAAGCAACGCGAGCCGCGCCGCAAGCAGACCGAGCGCATCGTCAACGGCATCTCCCTGGACGGCACCGCCCCCTACGTGGAGTGGCTGCCCGCGCTCGGCACGGTGTGGGCCCGCGCCTCACTGCAGACCGCGCTCGAACAGGTCGTGCACACCGCGCTGGCCGAGGCGGCGGGCGAGACCCGGGGCCGGGTCGGGTACGCGTACAACGTCCTGCTGCATCTGATGGACGCCCTGCTCTCCCACCATGGTGACGTCTACACCACCCGGAAGTGGTACGTCCTGCGCTGGACCCGTCTCGTCGCCGAGGGAAGCTGGCGCGACGAGCGCGTGCAGGCTGTCGCCGCCGACGTGGAGCGGCTGCGCAAGGGCATCGCCGACACGCTCGACGCGTCGGCCGCGGACCAGCCGATGGCGCAGGCATACGTGGCGCTCGCGCTGGACGTCGTACGGGCCAGCGGCACCGCCGGGTCGGTCTCCGTACGGGCAGAGATGACCGGATCCATGCAGCCGTTCCTGCCCGGAGCGTCGCTGCTGGTGGCCCCCGGGGGCGGTGTAGTGCTGCCCGGGACGGGCGAACTGCCGCTCACGGCACGGGCCGTCGGCCTGGACGACATCACCGGTCTCGGATCGTCCGAGGCGGCCTCGCTGCTGCGGGCCCTGCGGGCGGGCGCGGCCCGCCTGCGTATCGGCTACGGCGAAGAGGAGGCGACGGCATGA
- a CDS encoding cation:proton antiporter, whose translation MSQTELFRVLAALALLLSASHLIGRLFARFRQPPVIGEIIGGLLLGPTLLGQLWPEAQAWLFPKEGVVASGLALVYQLGMLLLMFMAGVEMRTVFSRKDGRTVAVIAAVGMAVPFGLGLLMVKVIDTSDVVGPAGNVTALTLIIACAVAVTSIPVISRIMLDIGIIRTRFARVVLSVAVVEDIVLNVLISVALGMVAGSKDNPFGLASLLGVESAHASAAYHSLASVAFFGLMALGGLMFRRRAAAATAAGADRPLGQVAVRMTVVLAVAGGCIFLGVAPIFGAFVVGLMSGLRGRLPDSESLKVMRGFASGFFVPVYFAVVGLRLDLVHSFAPWFALGFITVACVAKAASVYAGARMTQWPVPQSVNLAVAMNARGGPGIVLATVSFDAGIVNESMFTTLVLTAVVTSQIAGWWLERAVARGTLERGAERALPQLRQNGKPDAEPGTAQSSRAVAR comes from the coding sequence GTGTCGCAAACTGAACTCTTCCGGGTACTGGCCGCGTTGGCGTTGCTGTTGTCGGCATCCCATCTGATCGGGCGCCTCTTCGCGCGTTTCCGTCAGCCCCCGGTCATCGGAGAGATCATCGGCGGGCTGCTTCTCGGGCCCACGCTGCTGGGGCAGTTGTGGCCCGAGGCGCAGGCATGGCTCTTCCCCAAGGAAGGTGTTGTGGCCTCGGGGCTCGCGCTCGTCTACCAGCTCGGCATGCTGCTGCTGATGTTCATGGCGGGCGTCGAGATGCGTACGGTCTTCTCCCGGAAGGACGGCCGTACGGTCGCGGTGATCGCGGCCGTCGGCATGGCCGTTCCCTTCGGGCTCGGCCTGCTGATGGTCAAGGTGATCGACACCTCGGACGTCGTGGGCCCGGCCGGCAACGTCACCGCGCTGACCCTGATCATCGCCTGCGCCGTCGCGGTCACCAGTATTCCGGTGATCTCGCGCATCATGCTTGACATCGGGATCATCAGGACCCGGTTCGCCCGAGTGGTTCTCTCTGTGGCGGTTGTGGAGGACATCGTCCTCAACGTCCTCATCTCCGTGGCTCTGGGGATGGTGGCGGGCAGCAAGGACAACCCCTTCGGCCTGGCGTCGCTGCTCGGAGTCGAGTCGGCGCACGCCTCCGCCGCGTACCATTCCCTCGCGTCCGTCGCCTTCTTCGGGCTGATGGCACTGGGCGGCCTGATGTTCCGCCGCCGGGCCGCGGCTGCGACGGCGGCCGGTGCCGACCGTCCGCTCGGCCAGGTGGCGGTCCGCATGACCGTCGTTCTGGCGGTGGCCGGCGGCTGCATCTTCCTCGGCGTCGCCCCGATCTTCGGCGCATTCGTCGTGGGTCTCATGTCCGGACTGAGAGGCAGGCTGCCTGACTCGGAGTCCCTCAAGGTCATGCGCGGCTTCGCGTCGGGATTCTTTGTCCCCGTCTACTTCGCCGTGGTCGGCCTTCGGCTCGACCTGGTGCACTCCTTCGCCCCGTGGTTCGCACTCGGCTTCATCACAGTTGCCTGTGTGGCGAAGGCGGCCAGCGTCTACGCGGGCGCCCGGATGACGCAATGGCCGGTGCCCCAGTCCGTGAATCTCGCCGTGGCGATGAACGCGCGCGGTGGTCCGGGCATCGTGCTGGCGACGGTTTCCTTCGACGCGGGGATCGTCAACGAGTCGATGTTCACGACGCTGGTGCTCACCGCCGTCGTCACCTCGCAGATCGCCGGCTGGTGGCTCGAACGGGCCGTCGCCCGCGGGACGTTGGAGAGGGGCGCCGAAAGGGCGTTGCCGCAGCTCCGGCAGAACGGAAAGCCGGACGCGGAGCCTGGCACGGCGCAGTCCTCGCGGGCCGTCGCGCGCTGA